Below is a genomic region from Spirosoma radiotolerans.
CGCGAGCGCGGTCCGGCGCTCTGGTTGCCCCGGATGGCTTCTCACGTCTACCACTGTTACCGGTCCACTTCGCCCATAACTACGTCAATGGAACCAATAATGGCCACTAAATCGGCCAGCATGGCTCCTTTACTGATTTCACTAATGACCGATAGGTTGTGAAAACAGCATGACCGGGCCTTGCAGCGCACGGGTACATCAGATTTCCCATCGGTTCGAAAAAAGAAACCCAGTTCGCCTTTGGAGCTTTCGGCACGGGCGTAGAAGTCCATCGCCTTTGGCCGAATTTTCTTGGGCACTACAGCCTGTGGATCATACTCGCGGGTACGTTTATGATCGCCGAGCAGCTGATCGAGGCATTGCTCCACAATTCGGATAGACTCATGGCACTCCAGCACGCGAACATTGTTCCGATCCCAGCAGTCGCCAACGGTCCCCATTTTTCCTTCGCCAATGGGAATAGCAAAGTCCAGCTCGGGATACACCGAGTAGCCGTCTACCCGGCGGAGGTCATACCGCAACCCCGACCCTCGCAGCATGGGACCCGTGCAGCCATAATCGATAGCCACCGACAGGGGTAAAACACCCACGTTTGCCGTGCGTTTTACGAAGATTTCGTTTTCAATGACCAGTTGCTTCAATTCGACCAGCTTAGGTTTCAGGTAGGAAATAAACTCCCGGCACCGCTCCTCAAAGCCAACGGGCAAGTCATAAAAAAGGCCACCCACCCAAATGTAATTGTAGAGCATTCGGGCACCACTAACCCATTCGAGCAGGCGCTGAATATGTTCCCGGTCGCGCATGAGCCACAGAAAAGGTGTGTAGGCACCAATGTCGAGCGCATAAGTACCAATGCCGACAAAATGCGCGGCAATCCGATTCAGTTCCGCGACCAGCACCCGGATGTATTCGGTTCGTTTAGGAATATCGTTCTGAATCCCAAGCATTTTCTCTACGCCCATCACAAAAGCGTGTTCGGAATTCATAGCAGCCAGATAGTCGAGCCGGTCAACGAAAGGGATGGTCTGGTTGAACGGAAGCGACTGGGCGTGTTTTTCAAAGCAGCGATGCAGATAGCCCAAATGCGGTACCACATCAACAATGATCTCGCCATTGGTGACGACTTCAAACCGCAACACACCGTGGGTCGACGGATGCTGTGGCCCCATGTTCAGAATCATTTCGCCCTCATCAAGCATTTCGGGTTGGTAAACACTCGGTTCCGATGCCTTAAAGTGTCCTGGTGCGTACTCGTATTGTATTGTTTGTGTCGTCATTATCAGTACTGAACAGCAAGATGCTGTTTGGTATATAGCTACCCCAAAGGTCGAAAGTGAGTGCTCGAAAGCCAAACGTCAGTACGCTTTTCTGAAGTCATCTACCGAAAAACACCTATTTTTTTCTAACAAGCTCTTTGTCAAGTGAAAGCCATTGCGTACCTTTGCGCTCCTTATCGAGAAAACGAACTTTAGCAATGGCAAAGAAAGGCGCCAATAGAATCCAGGTTATTCTGGAATGCACCGAGCAGAAAGACAGCGGTGTTCCCGGCATGTCCCGGTACATTACTACGAAAAACCGGAAGAACACGCCGGCTCGTATCGAGCGGAAAAAGTATAATCCGTTCCTCAAGAAAGTAACGCTGCACAAAGAAATTAAATAGGTTTCTGGTTTATAGTATTCCGTTTACGGTGGGTCGAATACGTCTGACACCGCATCCGAAAATTGATAACCGTAAACCGTAACTAAACAATCGACATGGCAAAAAAGGTAGTTGCAACCCTGAAAACGAAGGACAACGGCAAGGCATTCGCTAAAATCATTAAAGCCGTTAAATCGCCTAAAACTGGCGCCTATACCTTCAAAGAAGAAATGGTCCCGGTTGACGAAGTACAGGCTGCGCTGAAAAGCTAGGCATTGAAAAGTCAGCTTCCTGCACGAAGATATTTGTCCCACAGCCCTCACCGGTTCTGTGGGACTTTTTTTTATTAAAAAATAGTTAAGTCAGGTAACGGCACTACCAGTTACAGCTTACCGGAAAAACGCCATTCTATCTGACTATTAACTGACCAATTCACTGACTCTACCTTATGGCCCTATTTGGTTTATTTTCAAAGGAAAAGAAAGAAACGCTCGACAAAGGCTTAGAGAAAACAAAAGATAGCTTTTTTTCTAAACTCGGCCGGGCCGTGGTTGGAAAGTCCACTGTCGACGAAGAGGTTCTGGACGAAGTCGAAAACGTGCTCATTTCGTCGGATGTGGGTGTTGAAACAACAGTTAAAATTATCCGTAGAATCGAAGAACGTGTTGCCCGTGATAAATATGTGGGGACAGAAGAACTGGACCGGATTCTACGCGAGGAAATAGCAGGTTTGCTATCAGACAGTAATACGGTTGATGTAACAGACGACTTTTCGCTACCCGCTGGCATAAAGCCCTACGTAATCATGGTGGTGGGCGTGAATGGCGTTGGTAAAACGACGACTATTGGTAAACTGGCGGCTCAATTTCACAAGCGCGGTAAAAAAGTGGTGCTGGGTGCAGGAGATACGTTCAGGGCAGCCGCCGTTGATCAGCTCAAACTGTGGGGTGATCGGGTGGGCGTTCCGGTTATTTCGCACGGCATGAATACCGACCCGTCAGCCGTTGCTTTCGATGCCGTGAAAAAAGCAACCGAGATTGGTGCCGATGTTGTGATCATCGACACTGCCGGACGCTTGCACACGAAAATTAACCTGATGAACGAGCTAACCAAAATAAAGCGCGTGATGCAAAAATTCACGCCCGATGCACCGCATGAAGTGCTGCTGGTTCTCGACGGTTCGACCGGACAAAACGCGTTCATCCAGGCAACCGAGTTCACCAAAGCAACGGAGGTAACGGCACTAGCCATCACCAAGCTGGATGGTACGGCCAAAGGGGGCGTTGTGATCGGCATTTCGGACCAGTTCAGGATTCCGGTCAAATACATTGGTGTCGGCGAAAAAATTGATGATCTCCAGACGTTCAATAAAATGGAGTTTGTAGATTCGTTTTTCAAGAAATGAACAGTAAATCATTTGTTTACCTGGTACTTCTTCTGTTTTGCCTATCATCTACCGTTTCGGCCCAGAAAGCTCCCCATCGGAAAGTGGCTAAACTGGTTAGCAAGCAGGGCATATGTGGCATTGTTGTTGAGAAACGGGGGAATTATATGCCTAGCCCCGACTCGCCCCGGCAAAATCCTGACGGAGCGCCGGTTGAGCGTGAAGTGCTGATTTTTCCGTTGTTAAATAGAAGCCAGATAGAAGCTGGTGAAAATGGGTTCATCAATTCCGTTGGC
It encodes:
- a CDS encoding NADH-quinone oxidoreductase subunit D, which encodes MTTQTIQYEYAPGHFKASEPSVYQPEMLDEGEMILNMGPQHPSTHGVLRFEVVTNGEIIVDVVPHLGYLHRCFEKHAQSLPFNQTIPFVDRLDYLAAMNSEHAFVMGVEKMLGIQNDIPKRTEYIRVLVAELNRIAAHFVGIGTYALDIGAYTPFLWLMRDREHIQRLLEWVSGARMLYNYIWVGGLFYDLPVGFEERCREFISYLKPKLVELKQLVIENEIFVKRTANVGVLPLSVAIDYGCTGPMLRGSGLRYDLRRVDGYSVYPELDFAIPIGEGKMGTVGDCWDRNNVRVLECHESIRIVEQCLDQLLGDHKRTREYDPQAVVPKKIRPKAMDFYARAESSKGELGFFFRTDGKSDVPVRCKARSCCFHNLSVISEISKGAMLADLVAIIGSIDVVMGEVDR
- the rpmG gene encoding 50S ribosomal protein L33 → MAKKGANRIQVILECTEQKDSGVPGMSRYITTKNRKNTPARIERKKYNPFLKKVTLHKEIK
- a CDS encoding DUF4295 domain-containing protein — translated: MAKKVVATLKTKDNGKAFAKIIKAVKSPKTGAYTFKEEMVPVDEVQAALKS
- the ftsY gene encoding signal recognition particle-docking protein FtsY, encoding MALFGLFSKEKKETLDKGLEKTKDSFFSKLGRAVVGKSTVDEEVLDEVENVLISSDVGVETTVKIIRRIEERVARDKYVGTEELDRILREEIAGLLSDSNTVDVTDDFSLPAGIKPYVIMVVGVNGVGKTTTIGKLAAQFHKRGKKVVLGAGDTFRAAAVDQLKLWGDRVGVPVISHGMNTDPSAVAFDAVKKATEIGADVVIIDTAGRLHTKINLMNELTKIKRVMQKFTPDAPHEVLLVLDGSTGQNAFIQATEFTKATEVTALAITKLDGTAKGGVVIGISDQFRIPVKYIGVGEKIDDLQTFNKMEFVDSFFKK